A region of Peptococcaceae bacterium DNA encodes the following proteins:
- a CDS encoding nucleotidyltransferase domain-containing protein — protein sequence MNFGLPEQIIQGIIKELQKRGNVTRAIIFGSRARGDYRYNSDIDLAVYCVGKLPPGLLLDLDEAAGIYKIDVIDMNGPLDEKLRRIIEEQGVEVYYRS from the coding sequence ATGAATTTTGGATTGCCGGAACAAATTATCCAAGGGATAATAAAAGAACTGCAAAAAAGAGGAAATGTGACCAGAGCAATAATTTTCGGCTCCCGGGCCCGGGGGGATTACAGATATAATTCCGACATTGATTTGGCCGTTTACTGCGTCGGGAAACTTCCGCCCGGATTGTTGCTGGATCTGGACGAAGCGGCGGGTATCTACAAAATCGACGTCATAGATATGAACGGTCCCCTGGACGAAAAACTGCGCCGGATAATCGAAGAACAAGGCGTGGAAGTTTATTACCGGAGCTGA